The Fimbriimonadaceae bacterium nucleotide sequence GGTCGCTCTGGGCCGGAGCTTCAGCCCTGTCAATCTTCACTCTCATCTTCTCTCGTGTCCAGTTCCAAGAGCGTATTGGCAAGGCGGGAGAGGCGCCAAGCGTTTATCGCCAAGGTTTCCGCAGCCGTTGGAGATTCGGCGTACAGACCCCTCGAAAGATCCTTCTAGGCTTTGCCCGATTTCCGGCAATCGTCGTTGCAAAGATGATGAAAAGCGACGAACGGGTACGTCCCCTTTGGGTCGCCATCGAGAATCAATTCGCCTTTTGGCGGATGAGCAGGAAGGCTACGGTGACGGGTGAGTACGTCTTTCGATTTTTGAAGGGCATTGTCGACGAAGAACAGCGAGACTCTAAGGAGAACAAGAGAGCGAACAACCTTGCTGGGGCAAGGATTCACCTCTTGGCCCACTCTCACGGCGGACTCGTTGTTGCCAATGCGGCGCGGTGGATCGCGAATGACAAGGATTTAGTTGAATCTCCGATCGATACCGAGGAGAACGAAGAGACGCCAGAGTCCACCCCCAAAGAAAGAATGTTGAAGCTGCAGACGGTGTGCACTATCAATGGCGCCTTTATGAGCACATGGTACGAAAAGGAGAATGTATTGCTCGACACCGTCAAGGGCTGTGTGGCAAGTATCTATAGCCGCTACGACGTGGCGAATAGCTTCTGGTACCCGCTGGCGAATCTAGGCCGGAAGTCAGCAGGCTATGTTGGGTTGTGGCTTGGTGATCCTCATCCGGCGCCTCTAATAGGTGAGCCCCTCCCATCAGCATCGTTGATCGAATCCCCCAACTTTGCCGACCGTATCCGACGTATAGGGCGGGACCCAAAGGGTAAGAAAGTGCTCAATATCGACGGCAGCCGTCTTGTTTTTGCCGGGCCTGCCCTTCCTCAAGGTTCACACAACGACGTATACAAAGATGAAACGGTCCTGCTCTTTTGGGCGGCCACGGTCTATGAGCAATGTTTGAACGAGCCTGTGTGAAAACAGGCTCGTTAATGAATCGGTGGTTATAAGCAGCCTAAGCAGCCTGCTTGCCGCCTCTTGCCGCTGGCTTGGTTTTGAGCCCCAAGTTCTTCTTCAAGAACTCTATCGCGTCGGTAGCCGCACTCATCACTTCAGGTTTTTCAATCCTGAATTCATGGCCCATGCCCTCAATAAAGACAGTCTTGTGTTCGACTCCGGCCTTTTTAAGCGCTTCGTCCAGTACACGAGCATGCTGCGGATTCACGAGCGGATCGGCCAGGCCTTGGATGGTGAAAACGGGGCAGGTATTTTTGTTGATATAGGTGAGGGGGCTCGCCTCTTTCAGCTCTTTTGACGCATCTTCTCTCTTCTTTCCGAGAACCATCTGGAAGACCACGTCAACGTTCTGAGGGAAGGGAAGCGTCATATCCACCGGTCCGAACAGGTTCCAAACGACCTGAACTCGGCTGGACTGGTTGGGGTATTCGGCTGGCTTGGGGTCGCGAGTGTCCATCGAACCGAGAAGAAGGGATAGATGTCCCCCCGCGCTGGCTCCGGCCGCACCGATCCGCTTCGGATCGATACCGTACTTTGTAGCGTTCTCTCGCAAAAATCGTACGGCGGTCTGAACGTCGTCCAGCATCGCGGGATATTTGTGCTTGGGTGCGAGACGGTAGCTGATGTTTGCGGCAACAAAGCCGTTGTCGGCGAGGTTCTTCGCCATCACCGTCATATCCTCGCGCTTGCCGGATATCCAAGCTCCACCATGGATGACCACAACAGCGGGCAGCTTGCTGCTTGCCGTTGCGCCAGCGGGCGAGTAAATGTCCATCTTGACCTGTTCGCCACCGGCACGGGTATAGACGATGTCGTTCTCGACGCCAGGCCGAGCCATGGCAAGCAAAAGAATGGCTGTTAGCATAAAAGGGCTCCTAAAGAAAGGGGTTCTTTCACCATATTAACGCTTTCGCTTGGACGAACGAGTCGGTTTTTGGTAGATTGCCTTAAAGATTCATCAGTGCGTGGGCATTATGCAAACTCCAGAACTGCGTCCTCCGGTTGTTTTTGATTATGGCAACGAAGCTCCAACAGAGCCGCTTTTGCCCAAAGACACGCCGATAGAGCCAGCGGTGCGCGAAAGATTCGCCTCGCTCGACCTTGCCCGTGGGGTAGCCATCTTGGGGATTCTCCTCGCAAACATCGGGGCTTTTGCCACAGCCGCCATGACCGAGATGACGGCCAGCGCTCCTGAGCCAACTGTCGGAATCGACAGATTGTTTGAGATGCTAAGCCTCGCCTTTGTCAACGGAAAATTCCGCGCAATGCTGGCTATCCTCTTTGGCGCTGGGCTTTATATGCAGTATGCAAAGCGGAGCAAGATCGAGGGCAACTGGCCCGGCGGATATCTAAAGAGAACGCTCTATCTGCTGCTGATTGGGCTCGTCCACGGCTACCTCATTTGGTACGGTGATATCCTTGCCGCTTATGCTGGCATCTCCTTTGGAGTGTGTTTGCTCGCCGCGATTTCTGACCGGGCGAGGCAGATTGCGATATGGGTTTCGGCGGGTTTGAGTGTGCTTGCCGGTCTGTTTATCGTTGCCATGACAGCGTTGATGAACGTGCTCATGAGCAAAGAATCCGGCGCCCTCTTTGCTGGGGATGAAGCCAAAATCTTTACCCTTGGTTCCTATCTCGATCAATTGGAATTTCGCGGGATCGTCTACTCCTACTCCCTTGCTCAGATCATTATTCTCGCTCCGGTTCTTACCCTCTTGTTCTTGATTGGTTTCGAGCTCTCTAAGCAGGGGCTGTTCAGCGAACCCGAACAAAACGGTGCAACGCTGAAGAAAATGGCAGGCTTTGGCCTCGGTCTGGGCCTGCCTCTAAGCATGTTGGTCTGGATAGGTTGGAACCTTAAAGACACAAGGACGCTCTTAATGTTTCCTGAGTTCTTAACCGGCCCGCTGTTAGCCGTGGGATATTTGAGCGTGGTTGTGGCCTGGTCGCGAACGAAGTTCCTTGCGCCGATACAAAAGCTCATTGGCAACGTTGGACGGCTTGCGTTGACCAACTATCTCTTGCAGTCCTTGATTTGTACAACCCTTTTCTATTCGTGGGGGTTTGGCTTGTTTGGCAAACTTGATAGCGTCGGCATGCTTAGCGTGGTTCTTGCTGTGTGGGTTGTGAACATCGCGTTCTCGGCGATCTACTTGCGCTTTTTCCGCATCGGCCCAATGGAGTGGATATGGCGATGTCTCACCGAAGGCCGCCGCATGCCCATTCGGAAGGCGGAAAATCCTGCCTAAACGTCAGGGCGTTTGGGGACGGTGAAGTTCGGAACGGGCAACAGAGAGTCGCCTTTGCGAATCGGCATGTTTGAATCGCTTAGCAGGTCTTGGATTCGGCGTTCAGCTTCGCCCACATACTCCCTAAACTGCATTTCAAAATCTGCTCGCATGATGTCCATGTCGTCGAGAAGCCGTAGGATAACTTCGACCCCGGCAAGGTTCACACCCATCTGTTGGGTAAGTCGCTGAATTTGCCGGACACGGTTGATGTCGAGTTCGCTGTACAGCCGGTTCTTCGCGCCAACGCGGCTCGGTATTACCAAGCCAAGGCGTTCGTATTGACGCAGAGTCTGTGGGTGAACGCCGCAAAGCTGGGCGGCAACCCCGATCATATAGACCGGCTGGTTTTCCTGTCTCATGATTTAGCCTCCGTATTCTGAAACTGTTTGAGCAACTTCTTCTGCTCTTCGGTGAGGCTCTTTGGTACGGTGATCTTGATCCTCACCAGAAGGTCGCTCCTGGCGCTACCCATTCGCGAGATGCCCTGGTTGGCGAGCCTGAATGTCTGCCCCGACTGCGCCCCCGCCGGGATCTTCATCGACAGCGTAGACCGCAAGGTTGGCACCTTCACCTCACCGCCAAGAGCGGCGGTTGTGAAGGAGACGGGAATCTCAACTTCAAGATGCTCCCCCATCGGTTTGAAGGTGGGATGGTGCGCCCACTTGATCGTGACATAGAGGTCTCCCGCTCGTCCGCGAATCCCAGCAGCGCCCTTGCCAGGAACGCGCAGCTTTTTCCCTTCGGTGATACCGGCAGGGATACTGACTTCGACTTTCTTGTTGCTGGGGATCGTGCTGATCGCGCCGTCACGAGTCTGTACCGAGTCGGCAGTTTGGTAGGTCAGAACCCGCTTTGTGCCTTTGTCGATCTCTTCAAGGGTGATCTCAACTACCTTTTCAACGTCTCGTGGCTGCGCGGTCTGAAGGTCTTCGATATTGATCTTCGTGCCTCGTCCTCCACCAAAACCCGAGAAGAACTGCTCGAAGATCGTGCCGAAGTCACCGCCTTGACCGCTAAAGTGAAAGTCGGCTTCGCCTGTGTTTGGAAAGCCCCCCTGAAAATTCCTCGCGTTCTCCCAGTTCGCGCCGAACTGGTCGTACATCTTGCGTTTCTCAGGGTCGCTCAAGACTTCGTAGGCCTCGCTGATCTCCTTAAACTTGGCCTCAGCAGACTTGTCATTCGGGTTGACGTCGGGATGGTACTTGCGTGCCAAGCCCCGATAGGCGGTCTTGATCTCTTTCTCGTCGGCCTTGCGTCCGACCCCAAGGATATCGTAGTAATCCTTTGCCATGTTAGTCCCTTGTGTTCAACGACATGAGTATACAACGCTCAAGTGCAAACAAAGGTTTCAGGATGGGACGATTGTCTTCATTGGCCCGCGTTCGCGCTGGAGTTGCCACACAGACAAGCAAAAAATTGTCGTTGAATTTGATAGTTTATGGTGCTAATCTTTGTTGTAAGAGTAGCGGTTGGGGGCTATATGTCTAACATTCTTGTCTTGTATGTCCACGGTACATTTGCTCAAGATCTAAATACAGAAGAGCTGGATGCGAAAATCATTAGCTCCCTAAAAGATCACAACGTCACTCATCAAGATTTTAAGTGGCCAAAGAAGATCTTGCCCGCGTTCAACAATACTCACGGCCGCCGGAAAGCGGGCGCAAGAGAGCTGAACGATTACCTCGCGAGTGTTAAGGACAAGTACGACGCTGTCTTCTTAGTCACCCACAGCCACGGTACGACCGTGAGCCTGATTGCAGAGAAAGAAAGAGGCACAGGCGAGCCAGTAAACGGAATCGTGTCGTTGTCCACCCCCTTCATTGTGACTGCTGTACCTGAGTCGGATTGGTTTTCGAAGTTGATCTCCTTCACGACATTTCTCATAACGGGTCTCCTCCTGTTTGGAATCTCTTGGGTCTTTCTCGATAACGTTCTGCTGTCTGGCATTATCGGCGGTCTCCTATCCGTGGCGGTGCCCGTCTATTGTTTGTTCGATCTCAAACGCCATGAAGCCGACTTCGACTTCATAAAGATAGACCGGAAGCGTTTGTTCTTAGCCAGCTCGGCGTTTGATGAAGCAGGCCTTTACACAGCTTTATGGGCACAAGCCTTAAAGTTCTTGTCTTGGGCGGGCTCTATTTACGGGCTGCTTTGGATCGGTATCCCGGTGACGCTCTTTATGTACATCATTAGCGAGATGGACAGAGCCAAGAGTATCGATCAGTTGGCGAGGTTGAATCAGGCAGCCGAATCGTGGCTACATGTGTCATGGGTTATCGGTCTCGTCTTCTGCATAGGGGTGGTTCACTGGCTGTCAATCTGGCTCGCCAGTATGATTCGCCCAAAGGCCAAGCTCAAAACTTGGCGGAAAATGGCTCTCGTCGTTCCAGTTGTTGCCTGTGTGTCTGCCATCGTACTGAGAGATGAGGCAACGACAATCAGAGAGGATGGAATAGGAAGCGCGGCCTTGATTCTCTTGGGAATGGGTGTGGCTGCCCTGACTGTCCTTGGAATATTCCGCTTTTTTGTCGCGTTCTTGGCGCAGTCGCAACTTGGACTTGGAATCCCGTTCAGTGTCCTCATGAAGCGGACAGTTAGTGTTGAGAAAACCTTTTCAAACGTCCCGATCTACACGGGATTCTCCCCAAACAACGACACACCGATCCGGCATAGCCGCTTGCTTGGGTGGGAGCCATGTCAGGATGCCATCGTGGAGTACATCGTCTCACGTGTCGATGATTACCACCGTTCTCAATCAAAGGTCGCTTCTGCGAAGGCGACCGAAGAGGCCAAGCCCGAGTTTGTTGAGGTTGGCACCTTTGCACCCGAAGGGAGTTAGAGCTTGAATCCAAACCGCCCTTTTGCATTAGACTGGACATAGAGGAGCCGTTCTGTTGGAAAAGATTCGCTCGCAAAGATGAGGAGCGTTATCAGCTTATCTCTTCCGAATAAGCTGGGGAGATCATCCCGAAGTGTCGTTGTGGCGCTATACACCAAGATTATTGTCAGAGCGGTTCCTGCAGTATTTGCCTAAATTCCTAATAATTTGTGGGCGACAAGTTAAGTCCGGCAAGCTAACGTGCCGACAATAAGATTCGTGGATCTCCAAAGCTTGGCCATTAAAGTTTCCCGTAGCGAAAACCTTCCGGTTTTGCCTCAGGTTGTCAGTTCGGTTATCAAGCTGGCAGATGACCCCAACTCATCGCCAAAAGCGATGGAAGCGATCATTGAGCGCGACGCTGGAATCACGGCAAAAATCCTTCGCGTTGCAAACTCGCCTTACTACGGCTTCAGCCATGTGTCTTCGATCGGACGCGCCATCAGTGTTCTCGGCTTGAGCACGATTCGCTCGCTCGTCACTGCCGTGGCCTACCAACAGCTTATCTCCTCCCGAGCTAGCTCCCAGAATTTCTGTAAGCTCGAATTCTGGAGACACAGCCTCGCCGTTGCGACCGGCTCCCGCATTCTCGCCAAGATCAAGAATCCTTCCAAGGCCGAAGAGCTTTATAGCGCGGGAATCCTGCACGACGTGGGAATGCTCGTTCTTGAGCGTTTCAGCCCAGCCGAGTTCGATTCTGCGATCAAGAACAGCCACACCGACCTGATGCCCATCCATGAGGTCGAGAACTTTATGTTTGGCTTTGACCACGCCCAAGTTGGCGGACTGCTCGCCGAAAAATGGTCTCTGCCCCCCGTGATGTCACACGCCATTCATTATCACCACAGCGTTGGCGATGACCCCCAGTATAAGGAAACGACAGCCATCGTCTCCATCGCGAACACCATGGCGCATCAATGCGGATTCGCGAACAACATGCCGAAGCTTGAGGCCAGGTACGACGAGACGGCGCTTGAGCTTTTGGGTCTGCCCGAAGGCCAGCTTGAAGTCATCAAGAACGTGATGATCCAAGAGATTGAGCGCGCTCAGGACGTCTTCCAGATTCGCGCGGCATAACCCCTACAGCTTCTTAAGAAATCCTATCAAGCGATCTTGATCGGGTTTTGATAACTGTTCATATCTCTTCCGACTCTCTGTGGCTTCGCCCTGATGGAAACTGATCGCCTGCTCAATGGTGGCTGCGCTGCCGTCATGCCAAAACGGCCCTTCCCAAAGTCCAAGTCCCCACAGAGGAGGAGTTCGGTATTCACCAACGCCGATCTGTTTCGGTACAACGTGCAGCTCCGGGCTTTGCTTTTGGCTCGCCTTGATCTTTGTGACGACATCGTGAAGCAGTAGGTCGGAATAAACCTGGATCGTCTTCTGGCTGATCGCTTTTATCGGTGACGTCCCGGTCCTAAGCTCAGGCTTGTGGCAGCTATCGCAACCAATCTGGGAGAATAGCTTCTTGCCTTTTTCAGATTCAGCGTCTAACTGTGGTCTTGGTGGCGGTCCGAGAGTTCGCAGATAATGCACAACGGCCTTAATCTGCCCTGATCCCAAGCCGGTAAAGTCGCGCTGATTGAAGGGTTGAACAACCATTCCGATCTCGTTCTTGAAGGCTGTAACCACAAAAGTATCGAGGTTAGCTGCCGAAGACTTCCAGCCAAATCGTCCAATATCGGTACCGATAGCGTGGACTCGACCGGAGATGCCATCGCCGTTCTTATCTTCGGGGTCCGCCATAGCCGTAAGCGTTTGAGAAGTCACCGTTTCGAGCAGGCCACCGCCAAAGAGCATTGGCGCTCGCCTTAGCTCGGCGTCCTCTGGTGGTGGAGTTCTTTCAAATCTGCCGCTTGAACTGCGTACAAATTTGTGCACCAATTCCCAGCCCGTCGGATCTGTTTCGCTCTGCTTGAATGCGACAGCATCATCAATCTTTCTGCTGCCCCCGCCGTAGTACGGTTCGATGTGGCAGGTTACGCAGTTGCGTCCGTTAAAGCCCTTGGCAGAAGCGTCGTTGCGCCACAAATCCCACCGGAACAGATACAATCCGCGGATGGCAAGGTCCTCTTCCTCTGTCGTTAGGCCGGGGATTGGATCGCCCAGCGACTTCGGCGCCGCCGCATATTCAACCTGAACGGGCGATGTCTTGTCAGCCGATACGAATGCCGACCCAATAAAAGGAATCACGGCAAGGGCGGCGAGCATGCCCATCGAGAAAAGTCCTCGCATTGCTTTAGCCTACAAGATTTTGGAGGCCGGGAGTTCCGGTCTAGCGCAAACGCGAATCTGATTTGCAGCTTGTGTGGTGAATGTAAAGATTGTAAGGGAAGGACTGCAACGCCATTCACGAAGTTTCCAATGTGACGTCAGCTTTACAATCCTTACCTCTTACAACCCTTACTTCCCGATTAATGCTCCGACTCGGCGGCTCTGTTCTTCTGATACTCCTGCACCAGCGCTTGCTGCTCGTTGTGCGGCAGATCGTCGTAGTGCGAAGGAGTCTGCTTGAACCTGCCCCGACCCTTCGTAATGGATCGAAGGTCAAGCGCATAGCGCATCATCGTCGCCATAGGAACTTGGGCAAGCACACGCGTCTTGCCGGGCGCTATCTGGTCCATGCCCTGCATACGCCCTCGGCGAGTATTGAGGTCCCCGACAACGTCGCCAACACAGTCGTCAGGCACGTCAACCTCAAGGTTCATGATCGGTTCAAGAATCGTCGGAGTTGCCTTATCGGCAGCGGCGTGAAACGCCAGCGATCCGGCAATCTTGAACGCCATTTCGCTGGAGTCAACGTCGTGATAGCTGCCATCGTAAACGGTGGCCTTCACGTCGACAACTTCATATCCGGCGACGAACCCTTTCTCCATCGTTTCGCGAATGCCCTTTTCAATCGCAGGGATGAAGTTCTTGGGGATAGAGCCTCCAACGACTTTGTTCTCAAAGACAAAGCCCTCACCACGCCCAAGTGGGGTCAGCTCAAGCCAACAGTCCCCGAACTGGCCTTTGCCTCCGGTCTGTCTTTTGTGGCGGCCTTGAGCCTTGGCTGTGGAGCGAACAGTCTCTTTGTACGGCACCTTGGCTTCCTCAATGCTAACGGTCACGCCAAACCGCGACTTCAGTTTTTCGATAGCCGTGTCGAGATGGATGTCGCCCATCCCCGCGAGGATCTCTTGATGCAGCGTTCCTTCACGGATGTACTTGAGCGTCGGATCCTCTTCAAGCAGCTTTTCTAGCGCGGGCCCCATTTTGTCCTCGTCGGATTTGGTTGCCGGACGTATAGCCACCCTATAGATCGGCTCGGGGAAGTTAATCGGGTCGCACATGATCTTGCTTTTGACGGTGGTCAGTGTGTCGCCCGTGTGCGTGTCCTGAAGCTTGGCAATCGCGCAAATGTCGCCTGCCGGAACGGTTTGTGCCGCCTCTTGCCCTTTGCCGTGGGGGTAATAGAGGTTGTGCAGACGCTCGTCGCGCTCACGGTTGATGTTCAGCACGTGGTCATCAGCTTTGAGGGTGCCACTGAAAACCCGCACATAGTTGATTTTTCCAACGTAAGGGTCGGCTGTTGACTTAAACACAAATCCTGCGAGGGGACCAGCCGGATCGGAGGCGTAAGATTGCTCTCCGATCTTCAGCGGCATATCCACCGGCGAGGGCAATTCGCCCACGATCCTGTCCAGCAGAGTGGCAACACCGATACCGCTGTGGGCAGACCCCATCAAAATCGGGACGACGCGTCCGTTTTCGACGCCCATCAGCAAACCGTGCTCCACCTCTTCGGGAGTTAGGGCTTCGCCTTCGAGGTACTTCATCGCCAGTTCATCGTCACCCTCTGCCGCTGCATCAACGAGCTGCTCGTGGAGGAGTTCGGCATCCTCTTTGTGGCCCGAAGGAATCTCTTCCATCTCTTCGCCACGGTCTTTCCCTTTGTAGACCTTCATATTGAGAAGGTCGAGGATGCCACTGAATGCGGCCTGGTGTCCGATGGGCAACTGAACCTGAACGACCTTGCGTCCGTATCGGGCACGAAGCGTGTTCATGAGGCCGACAAAGTCGGCATTGTCGCGCTCAAGCTTGTTTACAAAAATGCACTTCGCGAGGCCATGCTCCTCAGCGACTTCCCAGGCAAGATCAAATCCAACGTCCAAGTCGGCCTTCGCTTCGCAGACGATGATCATGGACTCGACGACACGAGCGATACAATGCAGGTCGCCGATAAAGTCTGGGTAACCCGGCACATCGATGAGGTTGATTTTGTGTCCGTGCCATTCAAGCGGCATGACCGATGCGCTGACGCTGATTTTTCTACGGATTTCCAGCGGGTCGAAGTCGCTCTGTGTTGTTCCGGCTTCGACAGTTCCGACGCGTTCGACGGCTCCGGAGGTGTACAGGATATGCTCGACGAGCATCGTTTTTCCCGCGCCTCCGTGGCCTACAATGGCAACGTTTCTGATCTTGTCAGGTGTGTAAGTTTTCACCTATGTACCTCCTTTGGAATAGGGTTGATTCTTGATTCGACGTCCGGGCGCTGATGCCCTGCTTTATCGGCGAATTCATGAAAAATCGGTTTACACAGAATACAACGATTTTGGATTTTGGATTGCAGCCGGGAGATATGAACTGGGAGATCGGAGATCACGAATCAGAATTCAGCTGTCAACAGTCTGCAATCAGAAATCCAAAATCCAAAATCCTCAAATTAGCCCCCAGGTACTCTTCACATCAATATGTCGCTTGAAGTTCTGCCGTTTCGAGAGGAGTTTAGAGGAGGGTTTAACCACGTTCGGTCGATTGTCTATCGGGACGGTGAGTCCGTACCGAATACGGACAATCTAGTGGAGGACGATTTGTCCGCCAGCGTTGCGCTCGTGAACGGCGAAGTTGCCGCGGCATGTGTTGCCCGTTCGATGGAATGCACCTGGTTTGGCGAGACTCTCCCCTGCGCGGGGGTGGCGGCCGTTGGCGTGCTCCCAGAGCATCGAGGCATGGGCGTTGGCACGGCCTTCATGAAGGGTGTGCTGCGCCAGTATTACAATGAGGAGTTTGAGATTGCCGCGCTCTATGCGTATCGTCCGCCGTTTTATCGGAAGGCAGGGTACGAGCTTTGTGGGAGCCGGGTCAAGATTACGTGCCCGTTTGGGCTGTTGCCAAAGCCGAGAAGCGACCGTCCGATGCGGCTCATCAAAATGGGCGACTTCGAGTCGATCAAGCCTTGCTACGAAGCCTTTGCGCGGGCTTACAACGGGCAGAACATTCGGAGCGACAGGAACTGGTGGCGTCAAATGGGAGGCGATAAGCCGTTCCACATCTACGCTTACGGAGAGCCCATCCAAGGGTATGTCGCCGTCCGCCTGGACATGAGCTTCTGGGTGCCTATGAGCATCTACGAGATCGCATGGTCTACCGGGGAGGGCTACGAAGCATGCCAAAGCATGATCGCCTCGCTCGGGATCAACAAGTCCGAGGTTTCCTGGTGCGAGCCTTGGCCGAGTCCGTACTTCTCTCGCTCGATGGACCAGACGGTAAAGATCGAGATTGAGCGTCCAGCGATGTATCGAATCATCAACCTGCGGTCAGCCCTCGAAAGACTGCGATGCGATTCGCCTACTCGCCTCACTTTGGAGATCGAAGACGCGGACATTAGTGAGAACAATGGGTGTTGGAGCGTGGTTGCCGGTCCCGAGCACGCCGAAGTAACACGTGTTTCAAACGGTGAGATTAAGGCGACGATCGGGCATCTGACGCAGGCCTTCTTGGGTGACCCCAACTTTGAATCTTTGGCACGGTGCGGCGCAATCCATGTTGATTCTGAGGACGCTTACCAGCGAGCGGCCTGGCTTTTTCCACCCGCGTCTGTTCACTGTTCCGACTTTTTCTAACCGATTCAGCGTCGTTAAAGAAGGAAGCAAGGACTTGTCGTATGAAGAAACTGACCTTAAGTTTGTTTGCAGTCGTGGCTGCCGCGTTTATCGGAGGCTGCAATAAAGGAGACGCCGCCGATCCAACGTCGTCCAAGGGATCGACGACCACTCAAGCCGCCGCAGGCGCCTCGGCGAGTGGGCAGCAGTCTGCACAAGGTTCCCAGAGCTCTGGTGGAATATCGCCTATGAGTTCTCCAGCCGCTGGCG carries:
- a CDS encoding HDOD domain-containing protein, whose product is MDLQSLAIKVSRSENLPVLPQVVSSVIKLADDPNSSPKAMEAIIERDAGITAKILRVANSPYYGFSHVSSIGRAISVLGLSTIRSLVTAVAYQQLISSRASSQNFCKLEFWRHSLAVATGSRILAKIKNPSKAEELYSAGILHDVGMLVLERFSPAEFDSAIKNSHTDLMPIHEVENFMFGFDHAQVGGLLAEKWSLPPVMSHAIHYHHSVGDDPQYKETTAIVSIANTMAHQCGFANNMPKLEARYDETALELLGLPEGQLEVIKNVMIQEIERAQDVFQIRAA
- a CDS encoding J domain-containing protein; this encodes MAKDYYDILGVGRKADEKEIKTAYRGLARKYHPDVNPNDKSAEAKFKEISEAYEVLSDPEKRKMYDQFGANWENARNFQGGFPNTGEADFHFSGQGGDFGTIFEQFFSGFGGGRGTKINIEDLQTAQPRDVEKVVEITLEEIDKGTKRVLTYQTADSVQTRDGAISTIPSNKKVEVSIPAGITEGKKLRVPGKGAAGIRGRAGDLYVTIKWAHHPTFKPMGEHLEVEIPVSFTTAALGGEVKVPTLRSTLSMKIPAGAQSGQTFRLANQGISRMGSARSDLLVRIKITVPKSLTEEQKKLLKQFQNTEAKS
- a CDS encoding GNAT family N-acetyltransferase; its protein translation is MSLEVLPFREEFRGGFNHVRSIVYRDGESVPNTDNLVEDDLSASVALVNGEVAAACVARSMECTWFGETLPCAGVAAVGVLPEHRGMGVGTAFMKGVLRQYYNEEFEIAALYAYRPPFYRKAGYELCGSRVKITCPFGLLPKPRSDRPMRLIKMGDFESIKPCYEAFARAYNGQNIRSDRNWWRQMGGDKPFHIYAYGEPIQGYVAVRLDMSFWVPMSIYEIAWSTGEGYEACQSMIASLGINKSEVSWCEPWPSPYFSRSMDQTVKIEIERPAMYRIINLRSALERLRCDSPTRLTLEIEDADISENNGCWSVVAGPEHAEVTRVSNGEIKATIGHLTQAFLGDPNFESLARCGAIHVDSEDAYQRAAWLFPPASVHCSDFF
- a CDS encoding alpha/beta hydrolase; its protein translation is MLTAILLLAMARPGVENDIVYTRAGGEQVKMDIYSPAGATASSKLPAVVVIHGGAWISGKREDMTVMAKNLADNGFVAANISYRLAPKHKYPAMLDDVQTAVRFLRENATKYGIDPKRIGAAGASAGGHLSLLLGSMDTRDPKPAEYPNQSSRVQVVWNLFGPVDMTLPFPQNVDVVFQMVLGKKREDASKELKEASPLTYINKNTCPVFTIQGLADPLVNPQHARVLDEALKKAGVEHKTVFIEGMGHEFRIEKPEVMSAATDAIEFLKKNLGLKTKPAARGGKQAA
- a CDS encoding DUF418 domain-containing protein — translated: MGIMQTPELRPPVVFDYGNEAPTEPLLPKDTPIEPAVRERFASLDLARGVAILGILLANIGAFATAAMTEMTASAPEPTVGIDRLFEMLSLAFVNGKFRAMLAILFGAGLYMQYAKRSKIEGNWPGGYLKRTLYLLLIGLVHGYLIWYGDILAAYAGISFGVCLLAAISDRARQIAIWVSAGLSVLAGLFIVAMTALMNVLMSKESGALFAGDEAKIFTLGSYLDQLEFRGIVYSYSLAQIIILAPVLTLLFLIGFELSKQGLFSEPEQNGATLKKMAGFGLGLGLPLSMLVWIGWNLKDTRTLLMFPEFLTGPLLAVGYLSVVVAWSRTKFLAPIQKLIGNVGRLALTNYLLQSLICTTLFYSWGFGLFGKLDSVGMLSVVLAVWVVNIAFSAIYLRFFRIGPMEWIWRCLTEGRRMPIRKAENPA
- a CDS encoding helix-turn-helix transcriptional regulator, with translation MRQENQPVYMIGVAAQLCGVHPQTLRQYERLGLVIPSRVGAKNRLYSELDINRVRQIQRLTQQMGVNLAGVEVILRLLDDMDIMRADFEMQFREYVGEAERRIQDLLSDSNMPIRKGDSLLPVPNFTVPKRPDV
- a CDS encoding elongation factor G, with the translated sequence MKTYTPDKIRNVAIVGHGGAGKTMLVEHILYTSGAVERVGTVEAGTTQSDFDPLEIRRKISVSASVMPLEWHGHKINLIDVPGYPDFIGDLHCIARVVESMIIVCEAKADLDVGFDLAWEVAEEHGLAKCIFVNKLERDNADFVGLMNTLRARYGRKVVQVQLPIGHQAAFSGILDLLNMKVYKGKDRGEEMEEIPSGHKEDAELLHEQLVDAAAEGDDELAMKYLEGEALTPEEVEHGLLMGVENGRVVPILMGSAHSGIGVATLLDRIVGELPSPVDMPLKIGEQSYASDPAGPLAGFVFKSTADPYVGKINYVRVFSGTLKADDHVLNINRERDERLHNLYYPHGKGQEAAQTVPAGDICAIAKLQDTHTGDTLTTVKSKIMCDPINFPEPIYRVAIRPATKSDEDKMGPALEKLLEEDPTLKYIREGTLHQEILAGMGDIHLDTAIEKLKSRFGVTVSIEEAKVPYKETVRSTAKAQGRHKRQTGGKGQFGDCWLELTPLGRGEGFVFENKVVGGSIPKNFIPAIEKGIRETMEKGFVAGYEVVDVKATVYDGSYHDVDSSEMAFKIAGSLAFHAAADKATPTILEPIMNLEVDVPDDCVGDVVGDLNTRRGRMQGMDQIAPGKTRVLAQVPMATMMRYALDLRSITKGRGRFKQTPSHYDDLPHNEQQALVQEYQKNRAAESEH